One Phaseolus vulgaris cultivar G19833 chromosome 11, P. vulgaris v2.0, whole genome shotgun sequence genomic window carries:
- the LOC137820839 gene encoding auxin-induced protein 6B-like → MGFRLPGTRKTLFAANQASSKVVDVPKGYLAVYVGEKMKRSMIPVSYLNQPSFQDLLSQAEEEFGYDHPMGGLTIPCSEDVFQRIISGLNGQ, encoded by the coding sequence ATGGGCTTTCGTTTACCCGGTACCAGAAAGACATTATTTGCAGCAAATCAAGCATCTTCAAAAGTGGTGGATGTGCCCAAGGGCTATCTTGCTGTCTATGTTGGAGAGAAAATGAAGCGTTCCATGATCCCCGTGTCATACTTGAACCAACCTTCATTCCAAGATTTGTTGAGTCAAGCTGAGGAAGAGTTTGGATATGATCATCCCATGGGTGGCCTTACAATTCCTTGCAGCGAAGATGTATTCCAACGTATAATTTCTGGCTTGAATGGACAATAA